The segment GGAAAAAATAATAGGAATAAATCCAGTAATGGAAGTATTAGAAAATAAAGAGAAGAGTATTGAAAAAATAGAGATATTTCAAGGGATAAAAGAAGAAAAAGCAAATATTATTAGAAAAAAAGCTTCTGAAAGAAATATAAAAGTTCAATATATAAAAAAGAAACTTGAAAATTCTCAAGGAGTAATAGCATACATCAGTTCTTATGATTATTATAAAGAATTTGGAGAATTTTTAGAAAAAGTAGCTCCTAAAGAGAAAGATATTATTTTAGTACTTGATGGTGTTCAAGATCCTAGAAATTTTGGTGCAATAATAAGAAGTGCAGAAATTTTTGGAGTATCAGGGATAATTATACCTGAGAGAAATTCTGTAAGTATAAATGAAACAGTTATAAAGACATCAACAGGGGCTATTGAATATGTTGATATAATAAAAGTAACTAATATAACAGAAGCATTAAAAGGATTAAAAAAATTGGGATATTGGGTTTATGGTGCTGAAGGTGATGGAGAAAAAAAATATTTTGAAGAGAAATATCCAAATAAGACAGTAATAGTTCTTGGAAGTGAAGGATTTGGAATTAGAAAAAAAGTTAAGGAAAATTGTGATATTTTAGTAAAAATTCCTATGTATGGAAAAATAAATTCTCTGAATGTTTCTGTTGCTGGAGGAATACTTTTGGCAGAAGTAGCAAAATCTATATACTAAAAAATAATGGGGTGTGGAGATGGATGCATCGGAATTAAATATTTTGATGAAAGCAAAAGCTGGTGATAACGAAAGTTTTGAAATTCTTTTAAAAAAATATGAAAAGTATATTTATATGAATACTAAGGGATATTATCTTGCTGATGGAGAAAGAGAAGATTTAATACAAGAAGGAATAATAGGGCTTTTGAAAGGAATAAAGAGTTACGATAGTGAAAGAGAGGCTTCTTTTAAAACATTTGTGATAATGTGTATGAGAAGGCAAATTATATCAGCTATTAAATCTTCAAATAGTAAAAAAAATAAGTTTATTAATAATTTGAATAATGATTTAGAAACTGGATATATAGATAATAATTATGTAGAAAAATCTCCTAATGCAGAAGAGACATATATATATAAAGAATTAATGGAAGAGTTTAAAGAATATACTAAAGAACATTTTAGTGATTTAGAAAAACAAGTACTAGAAAAATTAATACAAGGTTATAATTATAGTGAAATAGCTAAAATTTTAGATAAATCTCCAAAAGTAATAGATAATACATATCAAAGAATAAAAAATAAAGTAAAAAAATGGTTAAATGAATTTAGAAATATTTAAAAATAAAAATATAGAGAAAGGGGAAAAAATGAAAGAGTATAATTTCAAAGAAATTGAAAAAAAATGGCAAGCAAAGTGGGAAAGTAATGTACTCTTTAAAACAGAAGATAAAGTAAAAGGAAAAGAGAATTATTATGTACTTGTAATGTTGCCTTATCCATCTGGGAAATTACATGTAGGACATGCTAGAAACTATACAATAGGAGATGTAATAGCTAGATATAAAAGAATGAAAGGGTATAATGTTCTTCATCCAATGGGATGGGACTCATTTGGACTACCAGCAGAGAATGCTGCTATACAACATGGGGCACATCCAGCTATATGGACAAAATCAAATATAGAAAATATGAAAAGACAATTAAAATTAATGGGACTTTCATATGATTGGGATAGAGAAGTAGCAACATATACTAAAGAATATTATAGATGGAATCAATGGATATTTAAAAAACTTTATGAAAAAGGATTAGTTTATAAAAAAGTATCTACAGTAAACTGGTGTCCAGAATGTCAAACAGTATTGGCTAATGAACAAGTTGAAGATGGAAAGTGTTGGAGACATTCAAATACTCAAGTAATTCAAAAAGATTTAGAACAATGGTTCTTTAAAATAACAGATTATGCAGAAGAATTATTAACAGGACATGAAGAATTAAGAGAAGGATGGCCTGAAAAAGTATTAACAATGCAAAAAAACTGGATAGGAAAATCATTTGGAACTGAGATAATATTTACAGTAGCTGAAACTGGAGAAAAATTACCTATGTTTACTACAAGAATAGATACTATACATGGTGTTACATATTGTGTAGTAGCTCCTGAACATCCAGTAGTTTCTAAAGTAATAGAAGTTAATCCATCAATTAAAGAAGCAGTTAACAATATGAAAAATATGGATATAATTGAAAGAACTGCTGAGGGAAAAGAAAAAAATGGTGTAGCAACAGGATGGCATGTAATAAATCCAGTTACAGGAGATAAGGTCCCTTTATGGATAGCAGATTATGTATTAATGAACTATGGTACAGGAGCAGTAATGGCTGTACCAACACATGATGAAAGAGATTTCGCTTTTGCAAAAAAATATAATCTTCCAATGAAAGTTGTAATAAATCCAATAGGACAAAAAGAAATATTAAATCCTGAAAATATGACAGAAGCTTTTACAGAAGTAGGTATAATGGTAAATTCTGGAGAATTTAATGGATTAAATTCAAAAGAGGCATTAGAAAAAATAGCAGATTATGTTCAAGAAAAAGGATATGGAGAAAAAACAGTAAAATATAGATTGAAAGATTGGGGAATTTCAAGACAAAGATATTGGGGAACACCTATTCCAGTATTATATTGTGACAAATGTGGAATGGTTATGGAAAAAGATGAAAATCTTCCAGTTGAATTACCTACAGATGTTAAATTTACAGGAAATGGAAATCCAATAGAAACTTCAGAAGAATATAAACATGCTGTTTGCCCAGTTTGTGGAGGACCAGCAAGAAGAGAAACAGATACAATGGATACTTTCGTAGATTCTTCTTGGTATTATTTAAGATATTGCGACCCTAAAAATACAGATTTACCATTTGATAAGGAAAAAGCGGATGCTTGGACTTCTGTAAATCAATATATTGGTGGAGTAGAACATGCTGTAATGCACTTACTATATGCAAGATTTTTCTATAAAGCATTAAGAGATTTAGGATTGGTAACTGCTAATGAACCATTTAAAAGATTACTAACTCAAGGTATGGTACTTTCTGATTCTTATTATTCACCAGCTGAAAATAGATTTGCTTTTTCTGAAGAGGTAGAAGTAAAAGGAGAAAAAGCTTTCTTAAAAACTACTGGAGAAGAGTTAGTTGTTAAGATGGAAAAAATGTCTAAATCAAAAAATAATGGTGTAGACCCTGAAGAAATTATGGATAAGTATGGTGCTGATGCTACAAGATTATTTATAATGTTTACAGCTCCACCTGAAAAAGAATTAGAGTGGAATGAAAATGGATTAGCGGGAGCAGTAAGATTTTTAAATAGAGTTTGGAGAATTGTTATAGAAAATAAAGAATTTATTAGTGATGAAAAAATAGACTATTCTAAAATTTCTAAAGAAGATAAATCATTAATAAGAAAATTACATCAAACTATTAAGAAAATAACAGACTCTATAGAAGATAATTATCATTTCAATACAGCTATAGCTGGAACAATGGAATTAATAAATGATGTTTATGAATATAGAGCTAATATATTAGGAACAGAAAAAGAAACTACAGAATCTAAAAAAATATTTGGACAAGTAATAGAGAATATTATAATAATGCTTTCTCCATTTACTCCTCATTTCTGCGATGAGCTATGGGAAGAAATAGGAGAAAAAGGATTTTTATTTAATTCTGAATGGCCTCAATATGATGAAAAATTAACTGTAGCAGATGAAGTAACAATAGCTGTTCAAGTAAATGGAAAAGTAAGAGGTTCTTTAGTGATAGATGTAAATGCAACTAAAGAGGAAATAGAAAAAGCAGCATTTGAGATTGAAAATGTTCAAAAACATGTTGAAGGAAAAACAATTGTAAAAGTAATAGTTATTCCTAAAAAGATAGTAAATATTGTTGTAAAATAATTTAATTATAATGCACTACCAATAATAAAATTGTGTAGTGCATTTTTATTTTTTTGGTAAAAATAAATCAATTTAAAAAATATTGAAAAATATATATTTTTTTTAAAAACTGTAGTATAATAAGAGAGTTAATAGAAAAATAATAAAAACAGAAGGAGATGATAGTATGAATATCATGTTATTTGGAGCACCAGGAGCTGGGAAAGGAACTCAAGCAAAATATATTATAGAGAAATATGGAATTCCACAAATTTCTACAGGAGATATATTAAGAGCAGCAGTAAAAGAGGGAACTCCTATGGGATTAGAAGCTAAAGCTTGTATGGAGGCTGGAAAATTAGTTTCAGATGAAATAATTATAGGAATAATAAAAGACAGATTAGCAAAAGATGATTGTAAAAAAGGATTTATCTTAGATGGATTCCCAAGAACTATAGCTCAAGCTGAAGCTCTAGAAGTTTTAATGAAAGAAATGAATATAAAATTAGATAAAGTAATTTCTTTAAATGTACCAGACGAATTAATTGTAGGAAGAGTAATAGGAAGAAGAGTATGTAAAGATTGTGGAGGGTCTTTCCATGTTGAATTTAATCCACCAAAAGTAGAAGGAATTTGTGATTTCTGTGGTGGAGAGTTAGTTCAAAGAAAAGATGATTCAGCTGAAACAGTAGGAAAAAGATTAAATGAATATCATGCTCAAACAGCACCATTATTTGATTTTTATATGGAAAGAGGAATTTTAGCTGACATTGATGGAACTAAAGAAATTGACGAAATAACAAAAGAAATCTTTAATATTTTAGGATAATTTTATAAAAGAAAGGATGGAATATGGCAGTTATAATAAAAACT is part of the Fusobacterium sp. FSA-380-WT-3A genome and harbors:
- the rlmB gene encoding 23S rRNA (guanosine(2251)-2'-O)-methyltransferase RlmB; protein product: MEKIIGINPVMEVLENKEKSIEKIEIFQGIKEEKANIIRKKASERNIKVQYIKKKLENSQGVIAYISSYDYYKEFGEFLEKVAPKEKDIILVLDGVQDPRNFGAIIRSAEIFGVSGIIIPERNSVSINETVIKTSTGAIEYVDIIKVTNITEALKGLKKLGYWVYGAEGDGEKKYFEEKYPNKTVIVLGSEGFGIRKKVKENCDILVKIPMYGKINSLNVSVAGGILLAEVAKSIY
- a CDS encoding sigma-70 family RNA polymerase sigma factor — encoded protein: MDASELNILMKAKAGDNESFEILLKKYEKYIYMNTKGYYLADGEREDLIQEGIIGLLKGIKSYDSEREASFKTFVIMCMRRQIISAIKSSNSKKNKFINNLNNDLETGYIDNNYVEKSPNAEETYIYKELMEEFKEYTKEHFSDLEKQVLEKLIQGYNYSEIAKILDKSPKVIDNTYQRIKNKVKKWLNEFRNI
- the leuS gene encoding leucine--tRNA ligase → MKEYNFKEIEKKWQAKWESNVLFKTEDKVKGKENYYVLVMLPYPSGKLHVGHARNYTIGDVIARYKRMKGYNVLHPMGWDSFGLPAENAAIQHGAHPAIWTKSNIENMKRQLKLMGLSYDWDREVATYTKEYYRWNQWIFKKLYEKGLVYKKVSTVNWCPECQTVLANEQVEDGKCWRHSNTQVIQKDLEQWFFKITDYAEELLTGHEELREGWPEKVLTMQKNWIGKSFGTEIIFTVAETGEKLPMFTTRIDTIHGVTYCVVAPEHPVVSKVIEVNPSIKEAVNNMKNMDIIERTAEGKEKNGVATGWHVINPVTGDKVPLWIADYVLMNYGTGAVMAVPTHDERDFAFAKKYNLPMKVVINPIGQKEILNPENMTEAFTEVGIMVNSGEFNGLNSKEALEKIADYVQEKGYGEKTVKYRLKDWGISRQRYWGTPIPVLYCDKCGMVMEKDENLPVELPTDVKFTGNGNPIETSEEYKHAVCPVCGGPARRETDTMDTFVDSSWYYLRYCDPKNTDLPFDKEKADAWTSVNQYIGGVEHAVMHLLYARFFYKALRDLGLVTANEPFKRLLTQGMVLSDSYYSPAENRFAFSEEVEVKGEKAFLKTTGEELVVKMEKMSKSKNNGVDPEEIMDKYGADATRLFIMFTAPPEKELEWNENGLAGAVRFLNRVWRIVIENKEFISDEKIDYSKISKEDKSLIRKLHQTIKKITDSIEDNYHFNTAIAGTMELINDVYEYRANILGTEKETTESKKIFGQVIENIIIMLSPFTPHFCDELWEEIGEKGFLFNSEWPQYDEKLTVADEVTIAVQVNGKVRGSLVIDVNATKEEIEKAAFEIENVQKHVEGKTIVKVIVIPKKIVNIVVK
- a CDS encoding adenylate kinase translates to MNIMLFGAPGAGKGTQAKYIIEKYGIPQISTGDILRAAVKEGTPMGLEAKACMEAGKLVSDEIIIGIIKDRLAKDDCKKGFILDGFPRTIAQAEALEVLMKEMNIKLDKVISLNVPDELIVGRVIGRRVCKDCGGSFHVEFNPPKVEGICDFCGGELVQRKDDSAETVGKRLNEYHAQTAPLFDFYMERGILADIDGTKEIDEITKEIFNILG